In Daphnia magna isolate NIES linkage group LG5, ASM2063170v1.1, whole genome shotgun sequence, a single genomic region encodes these proteins:
- the LOC123472387 gene encoding LOW QUALITY PROTEIN: uncharacterized protein LOC123472387 (The sequence of the model RefSeq protein was modified relative to this genomic sequence to represent the inferred CDS: inserted 1 base in 1 codon), producing the protein MQVRQHRTWQERQTFGAWGQHARRRIFTEYVSRQPLFHSKCDQCHGDLNFYAVRCMTCKRHLCHQCDANTHSSMPFHRRLLCSCETLETLQPHHFIDEEGNIITKDVCLPCFVPLKCCDVNCLGSMSLTPNLTESIVVVTEQGRFLLKGTNFVCDSCHTVTKATIDDYIFSGFFPASLSEKVTYLFSEEALLLGYHISHKCPGSSKNMYARTLEDVSKEYGRNGPINVPLFTTAEREWETCRHYIDQEVLKRDKTHCPSCGKELVRSSDAIVKLRRLSSAGKVHNPENERTMEQPQARFGNLVIKSDTEVENFRQRIYNKVSTTKKKQMCGGSAFKAAREDSNEXKKYDETGLVVSSCKHCVVPYAINMFKGESWTHTAFMHNEAMKSNAKFFCYDVVCQYWKWMKTKVARHFPEYRNLTSEMTGILPIMHKNAHQLPCKILWNPRWTTGMGLTGGEEHEQVFSKLYLYAYVLKHMAKHNRNDFLTLAILYWNWGNIENMHFLLRKKLEKARKEIKQGTPKLEKLLETHNLVYNDLPLIHKELETKAKAILDQRKTKKTTVDTLRRMLEGLHAHLKTTSISISKEAENSKSRTKLRRVLTETKRKALETIELINSKDTTLPISYEDFNEGVFPWETVLDRDDTHFPTLSLADKYNIVDCWMLLKRAREEITLSKNKMINYMRFLIDKRSSLQQPSQKHTGEDEKFAKGKSVMKVSEVHHLNLKIQMALTTFNLKCNQDFSDFVCETQTNHSEPEFEFDTSHEDNYDSLSESEYSDEETES; encoded by the exons ATGCAGGTAAGACAACATCGAACATGGCAAGAACGACAAACATTTGGTGCATGGGGACAGCATGctagaagaagaatttttacAGAATATGTATCAAGACAGCCACTATTTCATTCAAAATGTGACCAGTGTCATGGTGATTTGAACTTCTACGCTGTTAGATGTATGACCTGCAAAAGACACCTTTGCCATCAATGTGATGCAAACACACACTCCAGCATGCCATTTCATCGAAGACTATTGTGTTCTTGCGAAACCCTGGAAACATTACAGCCCCATCATTTTATCGATGAAGAAGGAAACATTATAACAAAAG ATGTTTGTTTACCATGCTTTGTGCCTCTTAAATGCTGTGATGTAAACTGCCTTGGATCGATGTCGCTTACACCCAATCTCACAGAATCAATCGTGGTTGTCACTGAGCAAG GTCGGTTTCTGTTAAAGGGAACTAATTTTGTTTGTGATAGTTGCCATACTGTTACGAAAGCCACTATCGACGACTATatattttctggttttttccCTGCAAGTTTATCAGAGAAAGTTACATATCTTTTTTCAGAAGAGGCACTTCTATTAGGGTATCACATTTCCCACAAGTGTCCAGGTTCTTCAAAGAACATGTACGCTCGCACTCTTGAAGACGTATCTAAAGAATATGGACGG AATGGACCGATTAACGTACCGTTATTTACTACTGCGGAAAGAGAGTGGGAAACCTGTCGCCACTATATTGACCAAGAAGTGCTGAAAAGAGACAAAACTCATTGCCCAAGTTGTGGGAAAGAATTAGTCAGATCTTCTGACGCTATCGTAAAATTGAGGCGCTTAAGCTCGGCTGGAAAAGTGCACAATCCAGAAAACGAAAGAAC AATGGAACAGCCACAGGCGAGGTTTGGAAACTTAGTTATCAAATCCGATACAGAAGTTGAAAATTTCCGTCAAAGGATTTACAACAAAGTTTCTACT acaaaaaagaaacagatgtGTGGGGGATCGGCTTTTAAGGCCGCAAGAGAAGACTCCAATG CAAAGAAGTATGACGAGACTGGGCTCGTCGTTAGCTCTTGCAAGCACTGCGTTGTACCATACGCAATCAACATGTTTAAAGGTGAATCGTGGACCCATACTGCATTTATGCACAACGAAGCCATGAAAAGTAACGCCAAATTCTTCTGCTACGACGTGGTATGCCAATACTGGAAatggatgaaaacaaaagtggCTCGTCATTTTCCTGAATACCGTAATCTAACAAGTGAAATGACAGGAATCTTGCCTATCATGCATAAGAATGCACATCAATTGCCATGCAAG ATTTTATGGAATCCCCGCTGGACAACTGGAATGGGCTTAACTGGAGGAGAAGAGCACGAGCAAGTTTTCTCCAAATTGTATCTATATGCTTATGTGCTAAAGCATATGGCCAAACATA ACAGAAACGATTTTTTAACATTAGCTATTCTTTATTGGAACTGGGGTAATATTGAAAATATGCATTTCCTTCTACGCAAAAAGCTAGAAAAA gcaagaaaggaaatcaaacaagGCACTCCAAAACTCGAGAAATTGTTGGAAACCCATAACCTCGTATATAATGATCTTCCACTGATTCACAAGGAGCTGGAGACAAAAGCTAAGGCAATTCTTgaccaaagaaaaaccaaaaagactACAGTTGATACACTGAGAAGAATGCTGGAGGGCTTACATGCTCATTTAAAgactacttccatttctatcTCTAAAGAAGCAG aaaattcgaagAGTCGCACTAAATTAAGGCGGGTTTTGACGGAAACTAAACGAAAGGCTTTGGAAacgattgaattaattaattctaAGGATACAACGCTTCCAATTTCTTACGAGGATTTCAATGAAGGTGTCTTTCCTTGGGAAACAGTTCTGGATCGGGATGACACGCACTTTCCcacac TTTCCCTTGCCGACAAATATAATATTGTTGATTGTTGGATGCTATTGAAAAGAGCAAGGGAGGAAATTACATTGAGTAAGAATAAAATGATAAACTACATGCGATTCCTCATTGATAAACGGTCATCACTACAACAACCAAGTCAAAAACATACCGGAGAAGACGAGAAATTTGCGAAAGGGAAATCCGTCATGAAAGTTTCTGAAGTTCATCatcttaatttaaaaattcaaatggctctaacaacatttaatttaaaGTGCAACCAGGATTTTTCAGATTTCGTATgtgaaacacaaacaaatcatTCTGAACCAGAATTTGAGTTTGACACATCTCATGAAGACAATTACGATTCTCTCTCAGAATCCGAATATTCtgatgaagaaacagaaagCTAA